A region from the Streptosporangium sp. NBC_01756 genome encodes:
- the ctaC gene encoding aa3-type cytochrome oxidase subunit II encodes MSATACSAEDWSRGGLPGGITKQAETVQNLWNGSWIAALATGVVVWGLILWSVAFHRKKKHSKDELPPQVRYNLPIEILYTVVPIIMVGVFFFFTARDQNYVNAMSGHPDVKVKVEGFQWSWRFTTDYNGKQVEVVGRPAGDYTKGPQLVLPAGKKVEFDLVSPDVIHSFWVPAFHFKRDVIPGVDNKFEVDTLDKRGVFAGRCAELCGVDHSRMLFSVKLVPQAEFDQYIASQAGAQ; translated from the coding sequence GTGTCCGCAACGGCGTGCAGTGCCGAAGACTGGTCCCGGGGTGGCTTGCCCGGCGGCATCACCAAGCAGGCCGAGACCGTTCAGAATCTGTGGAACGGGTCCTGGATCGCCGCTCTCGCCACCGGTGTGGTCGTGTGGGGCCTGATCCTGTGGTCCGTTGCCTTCCACCGCAAGAAGAAGCACTCGAAGGACGAGCTGCCGCCCCAGGTGCGCTACAACCTCCCCATCGAGATCCTCTACACGGTGGTGCCGATCATCATGGTCGGCGTGTTCTTCTTCTTCACCGCGCGCGACCAGAACTATGTCAACGCGATGTCCGGCCATCCTGACGTGAAGGTCAAGGTCGAGGGCTTCCAGTGGAGCTGGCGCTTCACGACGGACTACAACGGCAAGCAGGTCGAAGTGGTCGGCAGGCCCGCCGGTGACTACACCAAGGGGCCGCAGCTGGTGCTCCCGGCCGGCAAGAAGGTCGAGTTCGACCTCGTCTCCCCGGACGTCATCCACTCGTTCTGGGTCCCGGCCTTCCACTTCAAGCGCGACGTGATCCCGGGTGTCGACAACAAGTTCGAGGTCGACACGCTGGACAAGCGCGGCGTCTTCGCCGGCCGTTGCGCCGAGCTCTGCGGCGTGGACCACAGCCGCATGCTCTTTTCGGTGAAGCTCGTGCCCCAGGCCGAGTTCGACCAGTACATCGCTAGCCAGGCGGGTGCCCAGTGA